A single window of Coleofasciculaceae cyanobacterium DNA harbors:
- a CDS encoding DUF305 domain-containing protein translates to MTGLLISAMLIIILLALGTLLILMFWTLVRTQAGVGNQQFLRSMIPHHAAAILVCQQSAITNPRIEELCTEIVRTQKEEIRIMKELIE, encoded by the coding sequence ATGACAGGGCTACTGATCTCGGCAATGCTGATCATCATACTTCTGGCGTTGGGAACGTTACTAATATTAATGTTCTGGACTTTAGTTCGGACGCAAGCGGGAGTAGGAAACCAGCAATTTTTACGCTCAATGATTCCCCACCATGCTGCTGCTATTCTCGTTTGTCAACAGTCAGCGATAACAAACCCACGCATTGAGGAGCTATGCACGGAGATTGTTCGGACACAGAAGGAAGAAATCCGAATTATGAAAGAACTAATAGAGTAG